One window from the genome of Salvia miltiorrhiza cultivar Shanhuang (shh) chromosome 7, IMPLAD_Smil_shh, whole genome shotgun sequence encodes:
- the LOC130994199 gene encoding uncharacterized protein LOC130994199: MAGEGGMIPNADGPGAPERRASERFRKHNPPTFNGMGDPMDAEKWIRCLERIFDFMGLTDKERLTCAIFQLTDEADYWWESVQRTLSPQQWEEYTWENFKAELYEKYIPQSYRIKKEAEFWNLRQGNKSVTEYDRLFVQLSRYAPHLVDTEEKRSEKFRRGLRHEIGMPLASQGTLTYAQSLSRARDIEAMMPEEMKTRIQDNKRVDNNNKRKRKWQGTDQQMLQNQQEERNTQQQVPFCQNCHRNHFGVCKAGSDVCYKCGDNGHFARQCPGTPHRPQQHIQNQGRKRGQRPIQIARAYALDRQQQAQAPEDVEGTTI; encoded by the coding sequence ATGGCTGGGGAAGGAGGAATGATACCTAACGCTGATGGACCTGGTGCACCAGAACGTAGAGCAAGTGAAAGGTTCCGAAAGCACAACCCACCCACTTTCAATGGAATGGGAGATccaatggatgcagaaaaatggATACGATGCTTGGAGCGAATCTTCGACTTCATGGGTCTTACTGACAAGGAGCGTTTGACATGTGCTATATTTCAACTAACAGACGAGGCCGACTATTGGTGGGAGTCAGTGCAGAGGACATTGTCGCCACAACAATGGGAGGAATACACGTGGGAAAATTTCAAAGCAGAGTTGTACGAGAAGTATATTCCTCAGAGTTATCGAATCAAGAAAGAAGCAGAATTCTGGAATCTTCGACAAGGGAATAAATCTGTCACTGAGTACGACAGACTATTTGTCCAGTTATCACGCTACGCTCCACACTTGGTGGATACTGAGGAGAAAAGATCTGAAAAGTTCAGGCGAGGTCTACGACACGAGATAGGAATGCCCTTGGCTAGTCAAGGAACACTAACATATGCTCAATCCTTGAGCAGAGCACGAGATATTGAAGCTATGATGCCAGAAGAAATGAAAACACGTATTCAAGACAATAAGCGTGTCGACAACAACAacaaacgaaaaagaaaatggcAAGGGACTGATCAACAAATGCTGCAAAACCAACAAGAAGAGCGAAATACCCAGCAACAAGTACCGTTTTGCCAGAATTGCCACAGAAATCACTTCGGAGTTTGCAAAGCTGGGAGCGACGTTTGCTACAAGTGTGGAGATAATGGTCACTTTGCTCGACAATGCCCAGGAACCCCACACAGACCTCAACAGCATATTCAGAATCAAGGGAGAAAACGAGGCCAAAGGCCAATTCAAATAGCAAGAGCATATGCACTTGACCGACAACAACAAGCTCAGGCACCAGAAGATGTGGAAGGTACGACCATATAG